The DNA window GAGCGGTTCGGGATGCGGCCGACCGAGTACTTCGAGAGCGTCGGCTGGCTGGGCGAGGACGTCTGGATGGCGCACTGCGTCCATCTGGCCGACGCGGACATCGCCAGGTTCGCCGCGACCGGGACGGGGGTGGCGCACTGCCCGTCGTCCAACGCCCGGCTGGCCGCCGGGATCGCCCGGGTGCCGGAGCTGCTGGCCGCCGGGGTGCCGGTGGGGCTGGGGGTGGACGGCACGGCGTCCAATGAGTCCGGCGAGCTGGGCACCGAGCTGCGTACCGCGCTGCTGGTCCACCGGCTGCGCAGCGGCGCGGGCGCGATGACGGCCCGTCAGGTGCTGCGGATGGGCACCATGGGCGGGGCCAGGGTGCTCGGTCGGCAGGCGGAGCTCGGCTCCATCGAGCCGGGCAAGCTCGCCGACCTGGCCCTGTGGAAGGTGGACGGGGTGATGCACTCCTCCATCGCCGACCCGGTGGCCGCGCTCGCCATGGGCGCGCTGCCGCCGCTCACCCTGCTGCTGGTCGACGGGCTGCCGGTGGTGGAGGACGGCCGCCTGGTACGGGTGGCGGAGGAGGCCGTCGCCGGGGCGTGCGCGGCGGCGGCACGGGAGCTGGCCTCCCGCGCCGCCGCCGACTGACGAAGAACCGGGCCGGGGGTCAGGCGCGGCAGAGGATCTCGCCGTTGAGCACGGCGAACCAGCCGTCCTCGGCGGCGCCCCACTCCTGCCAGCCGTCGGCGATGCGGCGCAGGTCGTCCTCGGTGGCGCGGCCGTCGGCGACCGCCTGCCGGGCAATCGCGGAGGCGGTCATCCGCTCCGCCCAGAGCCCGCTCCACCAGGCCCGGTCCTCGGGCGTGGCGAAGCACCAGGTGGAGGCGGACGGGGTGATCTCGGTGAAACCGGCCCGCAGCGCCCAGGAGAAGAGCCTGCGTCCCGCGTCGGGCTGCCCGCCGTTGGAGGCGGAGACGGCGCGGGTGACGTCCAGCCAGGTGTCGAGCGCCGGGACCTGCGGATACCAGGTCATCGCCGCATAGTCGGAGTCCCGGGCGGCGACGAGCCCGCCGGGTCGGCAGACGCGGCGCATCTCGCGCAGCGCCCGTACCGGGTCGGTGACGTGCTGGAGTACCTGATGGGCGTGGACGACGTCAAAGGAGCCGTCCGGGAAGTCCAGTGCATGGACGTCGGCCACCGCGAAGTCGACATTGGCGAGCCCCCGGTCGGCGACGGTGCGCCGGGCCTGGGCCAGGACCTCCTCGGAGGCGTCGGCGGCGGTCACCCGCCCGCTGCCGACCCGCTCGGCCAGGTCCGCCGTGATGGTGCCGGGGCCGCAGCCGATGTCCAGCACGGCCGCGCCGGCGGTGAGGTGCGGCAGCAGGTAGCCGGCCGAGTTCTCGGCGGTGCGCCAGGTGTGCGAGCGCAGCACGCTGGCGTGGAATCCATGGGTGTAGACAGCCTTCGACGTCATGGGAAGCCACCTTGGTCGATGCGGTTCCGGTCACCACGACGATAGATGCTCGTCCCACTTCCTGAGAATCAGATATCACCATACGAGACATCGCGGAAATGCCCCTGGGCACGCGCCCGACGGCCCGGTACGCTCATCACATACCTACTGGTCGGTAGCAGTGTGGAGGGAGTCGCGGTGCGCGCGATACGGATCACCGAGTTCGGCGGGCCCGAGGTGCTGAAGCCGGTCGAGCTGCCCGACCCGGTGGCCCGGCCCGGGCAGTTGCTGGTGGAGGTGGCGGCGGCGGGGGTCAACTACGCCGACACGCACACCGTCGAGGACTCTTATCTGTCCCGGTCCGCCCTGCCGATGGTGCCGGGCGCCGAGGTGGTCGGCCGGACCCCGGAGGGCCGCCGGGTGGTGGCGCTCACCGAGAACGGCGGCTACGCGGAGAAGGCCGTGGTCCGGGAGTCCCTGGCCCATGACGTACCCGACGGGGTGACCGACGGTCAGGCGCTGGCCCTGGTGGTGCAGGGCCTCACCGCCTGGCACCTGCTGCGCACCTGCGCCCGGATCGCCGAGGGCGAGTCGGTGGTGGTGCACGCGGCGGCGGGCGGCACCGGCTCGCTCGCCGTCCAGTTGGCGGCCCGCTTCGGCGCCGGGCGGGTGATCGCCACCGCCTCCTCCGAGGCCAAGCGGAGGCTGGCCCTGGAGCTGGGCGCCGACGCCGCCGTGGACGGTGCCCCCGAGGGGCTTGCGGAGCGCCTGGTGGAAGCCAACGGCGGCCACCGCGTGGACGTGGTGCTGGAGATGACCGGCGGACCGGTCTTCGACGCCTCGCTGGCCGCGCTGGCACCGTTCGGCCGCCTGGTGACCTATGGCATGGCCTCCCGGGTGCCCCCGACCCCGGTGCGGGCGGCGCAGCTGATGGCGCACTCCCGGTCGGTGGTGGGCTTCTGGCTGATGCACGCCGTCGGCAGGCCCGGGATGGTCGCCGAGCCGATGGCCGAGCTGATGGCCATGACGGCGGACGGTCGGCTGAGGCCGCAGGTCGGCGAGGCGTACGGGCTGAGCGAGGCGGCCCGCGCCCATCGGGACCTGCGGGCCCGCCGCACCGTCGGCAAGCTGCTGCTGGACCCGACCCGCTGACCCCGGCGCGCTGACCCCGACCCGCCGACCTCGGCGCGCGGGCGGCGGCAAGCGGGCGGCGGCCGGGCGCCGTCAGCCCGCGCGCAGGTGCTCGGCCAGCCAGGGCAGCGCCACCGGGAGCTCCTGGCGCCAGGTGCGGAAGTTGTGGCCGCCGCTCCCCAGGATGATGGAGGAGACCCGCAGCGGCGGGGTGGCCGCCGCGATGAAGCGCTGGGTGGCGTGGTAGTCGCCCTCGCCCTCCCGGCTGGTGGCGACCAGCAGCGACACCTCCGGTACCGGCAGGTGCCTCAGCCGCCACATCAGGTCGTTCTCCCTGCGGAGCCGGACGCTGCCGCCGAAGAGGTCGCCGGTGGTGGCGTCGTGGGCCGCGTGGTAGTAGCCGGAGAGCGAGACGGCCGCCCCGTAGACGTCGGGATGGCGGAGGGCGAACTTGAGCGCGCAGTACCCGCCGGTGGAGTCGCCGATCACACCCCAGCTGCGCGGTCCGGTGGCCACCCGGTAGGCGGCGGCGACGGCCTGCGGGACGTCCCGGACGAAGTAGGTCTCGGCCTGCGGGCCGTGCGGGACGTCCACGCACTCGGTGTCGCGCGGCGGGGCGACCGTCGGCCGCAGCAGGACCAGCACCGTCGGCTGCATCCGGCCGGCCCTGATCCGGTCGAGGGCCACACCGGGGTAGTCGAGCCGGGTGATCAGGTTGCGGGCGTCGCCCGGGTAGCCGGTGAGCACCACCGCCACCGGCAGCCGCCGGTGCTGCCCGCCGGGCCGGAAGTACTGCGGGGGCAGATAGACATAGCCCTCGCTGGAGAGGCCGGAGCGCCCGCCGGCGATCCTGACCTTCTCTATCATCCCGGCCTCCCGGGGCGCCCCGCCGTCCGGGCCGGTCAGCGGGACCTTGCCGAGCGGTTCGACTCCGGGGGCCGGGTCGGCGGTGTGCTCGGCGGGGGTGCCCGTCCCGAAGTGGTTCTGCACGGCGACCGGCTGGTCGGCGCCGGTGCCCAGCAGGTCGCGCCAGGAGGCGTAGAAACCGAAGTAGCCGTTGGCGGCCAGCCCCAGGGCCGCCAGGAATGCCAGCTGGGTGGCCATGAGGGTGCCCAGCCGTCCCAGTACGGCGGCCCAGTGCCGCCGGGCCAGCCTCGGCCACATCCATACCGTGCCCACCACGCAGCCCAGGGCGGCGAGGATCGCAATGATCAGCAGCGTTCGACTTGTCAGACCCATGATCTCCGGTCGCTCCGTCCCCCCGGCGGGAAACCCCCGCGCGTGACCGGCGGCACCAGTACCGCCGGCTCCTCCCCTGAACAAGCTTTACCCCACCGGGCGGGGACGGTGTCGCCGCTCAGGGGGAAACCGTCACCGCCGATCGGCGGGGGCCAGTGGTTGCATCCCCCGCGCCCGGCCGGGCGGCCGGGCGGCGCGGCGGCCACGATATCGTCACCCCAGGCGGCCCCTACCGCCGTCCGCCGCCTGATCCGGGGAGCCGCAGGACCATGAGCGACAGAGCACCGCTGCCGGCCTTCGCCGGCCGGACGTACCTCTTCCGCGTCGACAACGGCGCGGAGTTCCGCAACGCCTACTCCGCCGACGGCAGCCGGCTCCGCTGGGAGGGACTGGGCGAGTCGGCGGGCCAGGGGGACGATGTGGCGCTCCATGTGGCCGAGGTCGCACCGGAGGTCTACTTCGTCAACTGGACCGAGCGCAGCGGGCTCACCGTCAGCCATGTGATGGACCTCGCCAACCTCACCGTCCGGGTCTTCTGGACGTACGAGGGCGAGGGCGGCCGGGTGGGCGAGCTGCACACGGGACGGCTGCACCCGATCGACTGAGCAGGTCGGCCGGGGGCGGGCCGGCCGAGCGGGAGTCGGCCGAGCGGGAGTCGGCCGAGCGGGAGTCAGCCGAGCGGGGGCAGTGCCTCCCGGGCGTGCCGGCCGAGGCGGTCCAGCCCGTCCAGCATCGAGGCGGCCTGCGCGGGGCTCAGCGTGCCGGACACATGGCGGTCGAGCTCCCGGACATGGCGGCGGGCCGCCGCGACCAGCGTGCGCTCCCCCTCCCCGGTGAGGGTGACCAGCTGCACCCGCTTGTCGCTCTGCGAGCGGCATCGCTCCACCAGTCCGGCGGCGACCATGCGGTCCACCAGCCGGGTCGCACCGCCGCTGGTCAGGACGAGGTCTCTGGAGAGGTCGCCCATGGGCACCCCCTCCGGGGCGGCGGCCAGATGCAGCAGCACCTCGAACATGGGGTGGCTGATGCCGCTCTCCCGCTCCATGGCGCCCCCCAGCAGCCGCTCCAGGCGCGCGGCGGTGCCCAGCAGGACTCCGAACGCCCGGATCCGCGAGTCGCCCACCGCATCGGCGGCCGACCGTATGTGTTGCCGCTCTGCCACATCCGCCCTCTCGCCCGGGTCGTCGGGCTTCACCGTACCGCCTGGCGGCGGACCGGCCGCCGGGGCGAGGAACGGCGGACGGCCGCGCCCCGCCCCGGCAGGCGGGGTGGGGCGCGGCCGTGGAGCGCACCGGTCGATCAGGGTCGATCGGCAGCGGTGGGCCGATCAGTACCAGTGGTGGGTCTGCCAGAAGGCCCAGGCGGCGTTCGGGCTGCCGTAGCGCTCGTTCATGTAGTTGAGGCCCCACTTGATCTGGGTGACCGGGTTGGTCCGCCAGTCGGAGGCGACGGACGCCATCTTGGAACCGGGCAGGGCCTGGGGCAGGCCGTATGCGCCGGAGGACGGGTTGGTGGCCCGGACGTTCCAGTCGCTCTCATGCGTGATGATGGCGTTGAAGGACGCCCACTGGCTGGCCGGAACCATGGAGCGGGCCAGCTCCTTCACCGCACTCGGGCTGGTGTCGGTGACGGGGGTCACCGGGGCCCGGTGGGCGTTGCGGGAGGCCGCCTCGTTGGCGGCGATGCGCGCCTGGGTGTTCAGGTGCGCGATGTGCAGCCGGTGCAGGCGGGCCTGCTCGGCCTTGGACACCGCGTCGGCGGCGGCACGGGCCTTGGTGTTGAGGTGCGCCACGTGCAGCACATGCAGGTGGTGCAGATGCGCCAGGTGCGCCACATGGGCCTCGTGCGCGGTCGGGGCGGCCGCCGAAGCGCTGGTGGGGACCGCCATCGCGGCGGCGGAGGCGAGGCCGGCGGCGGTGAGGGCGATGGCGGTACTCCGGCGCAGTCGGCCGGTTATGGAGGGAAGACGCATGGGGGGAAGACCTCAATCGGTTGGCTCGGCCCTGGTGCGCACGGCGGCGTCGCGGCACAGGGCCGCAGAAGCCTTGGTGGCGCCAGGACCGGGGGCACCCCGGTTTCGGTTGGTGCCGGACGGGCACGCCCCGCACGTCCGCTGCCCGGTGGTCCGGGCGGTGCGGTGGGCGGGGCGCCTAGCAACTGGGCACAGTCTTAGCCCCGCGCCGGGAACGATCCAAGACCCGTTGCTACGGCCGCCGATCGTAGGCGGCGCTTCCCCGGTGAGTGCGGCGGACGGCGCGGCGTACCCGGCCTCATGGCCCTGAAACCTCATGGTGGAAATTTCCCCGCATCCGCCCGCTTCCCCCCTCTGACCTGGCAGAACGGGCGGCAGCCGCCGACTGCGGCGGAGGGCGGCCGATTCCCTCCATGATGAAGATCAGATGAAGGGAGGCGTCGGTACGGCGGATCAACTACCGCGCCTCGTTGACCGCTGCGGGCCTGTGAGCGGCATCACTCGGGAAGGCCGTTCCAGGCCCTCCCCCGGGCTTGGATCGCCCCTGGGCGAGGACGGCACAGCGGTGTCGTCACGCGGGGATTCCGGGGGGAGGAGGATCCGGCGGCGCCCGGCGGTGGCCAGGGCGCGCCGCGACGGCGCCGGATGTGGCGGCGGCGCGGGGCCGGATCACAAGGGAGCGCCTGCCCGGGTACGGGCGGAGGCACAGGGTCAGCCGTGGCGGTGACAGGATCTGCGCACGGAGCGCACAGGATCCGGATAGCGGGGGCTGACCAGCGGGTTCATAGCGGCAAGACTAAACGATCAACGGTCGCCGGGACCAGCCCCCGGCCGGGTCGGCGCGGGCCGCCGGGTGGTTTCACGCGGGTTGCGGTGATGCGTCCCCGCTCCCCGCACCGGACCCGGCACCGGACCCGGCAGCGGCACCGCAGCGCACGGCCCGGCCGCTCCACCGACGGGCGCCCCCGGACGGCGCGGGTTACGGTGCCAGCGGACGGCCCCTGCTGCCATGGACCGGGAGGCAGAGATGACCTGTGCGGACTCACGAGACACCGGCCTGCTGGTGCTGCGCGTGACCCTCGGCGGTGTGCTGGTGGCGCACGGCGTACAGAAGCTCTTCGGCTGGCTGGGCGGTGGAGGCCTGGACGGCACGGCGGGTGCCATGGACCAGATGGGATTCCGCCCCGGTCGGCAGAGCGCGCTCGCCGCGGGCCTGGGCGAGGCCGGCAGCGGTGCGCTGCTGGTGCTGGGGGCGGCGACCCCGGCCGCGGGTGCGGCGGGCCTGGGCACCATGACGGCCGCCGCCGCGGTGCACGCCCCCAACGGCTTCTTCGCGGCGGGCGGCGGCCTGGAGTACCCGGTCCTGCTGGGCGCCGCCTCCGGTGCGCTGGCCCTCACCGGCGCGGGCCGCTACTCGCTGGACCACCTGCTGGGCCACCGCCTCGACCGGCCCGGCACGGGCATCGCCGCCGTCGCGGTCGCGGCGGCCGTCTCCGGCGTGGTGCTGGCCCGCCGCCGCCGGGCACTGCACGCCGAGGCCGCCGAGATCGAGGCCCGCGCCGCCGACGTCGACGTCCTCCCCTG is part of the Peterkaempfera bronchialis genome and encodes:
- a CDS encoding alpha/beta hydrolase, encoding MGLTSRTLLIIAILAALGCVVGTVWMWPRLARRHWAAVLGRLGTLMATQLAFLAALGLAANGYFGFYASWRDLLGTGADQPVAVQNHFGTGTPAEHTADPAPGVEPLGKVPLTGPDGGAPREAGMIEKVRIAGGRSGLSSEGYVYLPPQYFRPGGQHRRLPVAVVLTGYPGDARNLITRLDYPGVALDRIRAGRMQPTVLVLLRPTVAPPRDTECVDVPHGPQAETYFVRDVPQAVAAAYRVATGPRSWGVIGDSTGGYCALKFALRHPDVYGAAVSLSGYYHAAHDATTGDLFGGSVRLRRENDLMWRLRHLPVPEVSLLVATSREGEGDYHATQRFIAAATPPLRVSSIILGSGGHNFRTWRQELPVALPWLAEHLRAG
- a CDS encoding DoxX family protein; its protein translation is MTCADSRDTGLLVLRVTLGGVLVAHGVQKLFGWLGGGGLDGTAGAMDQMGFRPGRQSALAAGLGEAGSGALLVLGAATPAAGAAGLGTMTAAAAVHAPNGFFAAGGGLEYPVLLGAASGALALTGAGRYSLDHLLGHRLDRPGTGIAAVAVAAAVSGVVLARRRRALHAEAAEIEARAADVDVLP
- a CDS encoding aggregation-promoting factor C-terminal-like domain-containing protein yields the protein MRLPSITGRLRRSTAIALTAAGLASAAAMAVPTSASAAAPTAHEAHVAHLAHLHHLHVLHVAHLNTKARAAADAVSKAEQARLHRLHIAHLNTQARIAANEAASRNAHRAPVTPVTDTSPSAVKELARSMVPASQWASFNAIITHESDWNVRATNPSSGAYGLPQALPGSKMASVASDWRTNPVTQIKWGLNYMNERYGSPNAAWAFWQTHHWY
- a CDS encoding MarR family winged helix-turn-helix transcriptional regulator; its protein translation is MGDSRIRAFGVLLGTAARLERLLGGAMERESGISHPMFEVLLHLAAAPEGVPMGDLSRDLVLTSGGATRLVDRMVAAGLVERCRSQSDKRVQLVTLTGEGERTLVAAARRHVRELDRHVSGTLSPAQAASMLDGLDRLGRHAREALPPLG
- a CDS encoding quinone oxidoreductase family protein; translated protein: MRAIRITEFGGPEVLKPVELPDPVARPGQLLVEVAAAGVNYADTHTVEDSYLSRSALPMVPGAEVVGRTPEGRRVVALTENGGYAEKAVVRESLAHDVPDGVTDGQALALVVQGLTAWHLLRTCARIAEGESVVVHAAAGGTGSLAVQLAARFGAGRVIATASSEAKRRLALELGADAAVDGAPEGLAERLVEANGGHRVDVVLEMTGGPVFDASLAALAPFGRLVTYGMASRVPPTPVRAAQLMAHSRSVVGFWLMHAVGRPGMVAEPMAELMAMTADGRLRPQVGEAYGLSEAARAHRDLRARRTVGKLLLDPTR
- a CDS encoding methyltransferase domain-containing protein; translation: MTSKAVYTHGFHASVLRSHTWRTAENSAGYLLPHLTAGAAVLDIGCGPGTITADLAERVGSGRVTAADASEEVLAQARRTVADRGLANVDFAVADVHALDFPDGSFDVVHAHQVLQHVTDPVRALREMRRVCRPGGLVAARDSDYAAMTWYPQVPALDTWLDVTRAVSASNGGQPDAGRRLFSWALRAGFTEITPSASTWCFATPEDRAWWSGLWAERMTASAIARQAVADGRATEDDLRRIADGWQEWGAAEDGWFAVLNGEILCRA
- a CDS encoding MoaF-related domain-containing protein produces the protein MSDRAPLPAFAGRTYLFRVDNGAEFRNAYSADGSRLRWEGLGESAGQGDDVALHVAEVAPEVYFVNWTERSGLTVSHVMDLANLTVRVFWTYEGEGGRVGELHTGRLHPID